The region TATGCTTTCAAGCGACATGCACATTGGTCAAAGAGTATTTTTGTTGTAAACAACCGACTTATTTTTCGGCTTTCTTCTTTTCTAGATCCAATAAGAATTTTTTGCGTTCAAGTCCGCCGGCATAACCAACAAGCTTACCATCAGATCCAATGACTCGGTGGCATGGAATTACAATTGCGATTCTATTTTCGCCATTTGCGCGCGCCACGGCTCTTACGGCATTTTTATCACCTATAGCGATGGCTTGGTCTCTGTAAGATCTTGTTTCACCGTAAGGAATAGCTTCAAGCATCTTCCAAACTTTCTTTTGAAAATCTGTTCCCGGAACAGAGAGAGGAATATCAAACTTGGTTCTTTTTCCCGTGTAATATTCATCGAGTTGTTTTTTTAGTTTTTCAATGTGCGGTGATGATGATGTCACGATGGGTGCTTCGAATCTTTTTTGCAGAGTTTTGATTTGCGTTTCAAAACCTCTGCGGTCCGTGAACTCTAGAAAACAAATTCCATCTTTTACCGCACAAGCAATCATAGGTCCAAGTTGCGTAGTAATTTGGTAGGCATGAATCACATCTTTATTTGTGGTTTTGCTTGGATTTGTGCCCGTTAATTTTTTAAAAGCTTCCGTGAATCCACTTAAAGATTCATATCCACTATCAAAAGCTGCGTCGATCACTTTGCCTCCTTGGGTAAGATGTCCAAATGCATTTCCCAGACGAATAGACCTCAAATAAGCTTGGAAAGTCATTTTATGATTGGCTTTAAACCAGCGTCTCAGTCTATTGGGATCAATCTTATGTTTTCTGATTTCGTAATCTGTAAATCTTGATGTGGGATCATCCTTGATCTGCTTCATCAAAGGCTTCATCCACTCTGGAAAATCTCCTTTAGGAGTCATGGGCTTGCAAACCTTACAAGGTCTAAAGCCATGAGCCAGGGCTTCCTTTGTACTGGGAAAGAAATCCACGTTTTTACGTTTTGGTTTTCGGGCGGTACAAGTTGGCCTGCAGAAAATCCCTGTTGTTTTAACGCCCACAATGAATATACCTTCAAAGGAGCTGTTTTTCTCTAGTAAAGCCTTGTATTTTTGATCATCGGTCAGTCTCATGGGCCTAACTTAAGCAAAAAATTGCTCGCTCACAACCGATAAATTATCACCTAATTTTTTTATGCTTTAGTAGATATTATCCTGGAACTATTTCCAATGAGAGGACAAGTCCGATCAATTCGGGTACGTTTCCTTTATAACTTACTTTTCAAGCATACAGCGTAATTTTAGAGGATCTATGAGAACAGTATATTTCTTATGTCTTTTTATCGTTCTCACTTCAGCCAATTCCTTCGCAATTTCTCTTCAAGAGGCCATTCAAATTTCGTTTAAGAAAAATCCAATCACGCAAGCCAATGACCTACGTTTAGATGCGGCTAGAGATCGCGCCCGCGGTGCCAAGCTCGATATGCTTCCTTCTGGAAATTTAACGTATTCCCGGGGCATTTCAAAATACAATGGTGTAAGAGACGGAGTTCATAGTTCTGGCGAAAACAATAGTGGTGGTTGGAATATAGGGGCTTCCGTGAATCTCTTCAGAGGCGGGGCAGATCTGAATAGGGCTAGAGCTGCACAAAAAGATGTGGAAGCTTTAGAGGCGCAAAATAATTCTACCAACGCACTCATTCCGGATACAAAAGGATCTTTAGCCAATGAAATTTTCGCGGTTTACACGTCACTGGCTTATAACTTAGAGCAAATTGCATTTCTCAAAAAACAAAAAGAAAATTTAAATACGCTTTTTGATTACATTCATGATGAAAACCAAAAGAATGAAATCAAAAATACTCTTCGCAGTAACGAAAACGAGATGACTCGTGTTTTAGGAAATCTCAAAAGAAATTCTATGACGTATGAATATTTAGTAAAAATGCCTTTTCCGTCGAGAGTAGATAACTTTGAAGAAATGGCGCAATCTCTGGTGATTTCTGATTCCGCGGAAGAATCCATTCAAATCGCTCGCGCCAAAAGTCCCGACATCAAAGTTGCTCAAGCCTTTTTAGAGAGTTCTGAATACCGCAAGAAAGCTCAACTTGCCGATGCTTTTTCACCGCGCGTGGATTTGAGTTTCAATCGTGGTCAAAATTATGTGGATGGTGATGGCTCTTCGTCTCGCAATACAGGAAACTCTGTTTACCTCACTGTTTCGGTTCCATTTGGAGCTTCAAAATTTGCCTACACTGCAGCGACAAGAAAAGAAGTGGAGGCGAGAGCCAAAGATCTCGACAAAGAGTACGAGCGCTTGGCCCATGAAATTCAAAACTATTATCTAAAACTTGAAGGCTTTAGTGATTTGGTTGATGGATACAGAGGGGCTTTGCAGAAAGCTAATTCTGATTTGGAAGAAATTTTAAAGAAAGCCCAAAACAATGAGACGATTGACTTTCAATATACAAAATCTATTTTTGAAAACCAAGCCAATCAATTCTATCACTTAACAGACAATTTAAATTTTGTGGTCGAAATGAAGTTCGTTATCCAAAGAGAAATTGGAATTCTTTTTGAGAATACTCACGCCCAAGCGACTCAGTTGAATTAATTTATCTATGCCTTTCGGCGCCTAGACTTTAGTCGGGCGAGTGGCTTTTGCTTGAAGCAACTCATCATTGCTAAATAATTTGACAGACTTTCTTTTTGTAGGAAGCCTGTTATAGGCAAAGGTGAGGCAAAATGATAAAAAAAATTTTATTTTTAGTGGTATTGGTATTTTCGATTTCTAGTTACGCTAGTTATGAAAAAAGATCTGGTGATCTTAATATTATCAAAACCAGAATCGTGGGTGGCAAGTCAGTGAGTGAAACTGATTTGGAGGCAAAATCGACAGTGGCGATTTATGGAAGGTCTACACACGGAGAAAAAGGTATGTATCTCTTTTGTTCTGGCACACTTCTGCATAAAAAATTAGTATTAACTTCCGCCTCCTGTTTTGAAAGAAAAGATATTGAAAATTTATACATTGGTTTTGGAACTCAAATCACTGACAAATTTAAATCCCCAAAAGTTAAACTTATCAGTATTAAAAAAGTACACGTGCATCCCGATTTTCCTGATCAATATTATCCAGATATGGCAGTGGTGGAAATGGCAGAAGGCGCTCCTGAAAAATTTATTCCAGCAGAGCTTGTTCGAGATCTATCTCTACTAAAAATAGGATCGGACATTTCTCTGGCTGGTTATGGCGTCAATCGTTTGGATGACTATAAAAGCAAAGCTAAAAATTTAGCAAAAATTCAAGTGAAAGTGGATCAGATATATGCTGACTACAATATGTTTTCATACAATAGCCAAGGGGCTTGTCGCTATGATGATGGTGGGCCTGCCTATTTGAACCAAGACAATAAACTAAAATTGATGGGAGTCATTCATGTGTCTTCGGATTATTCTGTGTGTAGAAAATTCGGTGCACTTGGATCTATACCACATTTGGCTCCATGGATTGACCAGGTGGCAGAGAGTATTTTGGGTGAATCATTGGTAGGAAAGCTGGATTAAAATTTTATTCTTTGAGGTAATTATGTTGAGAAAAATTTCTTTTTTTATTTTAGGTATTTTTATATTGAATTTGTCTAGTGAGCTTTTCGCAGCGGATATAGATCTGTCAGATATTCAAAGAGTGCTATCTGCGAATCCCAAGAGCGTAGAAGAATTTTTAACTCAGCTCCCAGAGTCATATAAGTCTAGATACAATCTTCAGAAAAAAGGTAGAGGACTTCAAGAGGCTTCGATGAAGTATCCTCGAGCGATTGTGTTTGGTGATACAGCAAAAACAATTATGACATTCAATGGGCATCCTTCTCAAAAAAAATTCAATGAGATTGAAGTTATGACCTATGATGAACTGCTGAAAAAATATGAATTTCGTGTTATAAATTTTCAAAATTCAAAGGCGACTCTATCTGAAAAAAATCCTGCCGTATGTATGAAGTGTCATTTGGATTCGCGTCCTCAATGGGATGACTATCCTGATTGGATAGGAATGTATGGTCAGGAAAACGACAGAATGACAGATGAGGAAATTGCCAATCTCAAGTCAGAGGAATATAAAAATAACCCTAGATATTCAGCTTTACCAGTACACAAGCGTCTAACAACTCCTCCGCTTGATCACTTGAGACCTCGCTTTAATGCTGTTATGGGTATTTACATAAAGTATCGTTGGGGAGTTTCTGCGGCAGAAATTGTTAAGCAGTCTGGAGTTATAGGTAAGGTTCCTAGCGGAGCTATCTTTTCAGTCCTTGCATGTTATCCGGCTTTAATTGAAGCTGCAGGTGGTGATGAGGGATTGATTTTCGGTGAGAGGTTAGAGCTATATTTAAAAAAACAACTTACCGTAGCTAAAACGGCTTATCCGAATGAGTTTGAAGAATTTAAAACTCATTATGATTCACTTAAGACAAAAAGAGAAAAATTCTTTTACGCTAGCCATTTCGTTCTACAGGGAAAGAATTTTTTAGACTCTAAACGGAGCATAACTTCCATTTCTCCTGAAATACACATTACAGATTCTTCTACGGGTACGATGCATGTTGGTGACACGATATTGGCTAACCTTATACCTTTCCTGCCGAATTTACAGCACCTAGAGTCTGAGTTGGTTAAATATTGCGATAAAATAAATTGCGGCAGCGGTACAACGCAAAAGAATTATGACAAGATAACAAAATTTATAAAATATGAAACCCTAGAAAAAAATTGTTACCAATGGATTGATAGTCCGAACATCTACTAATGCGTCCAGTCGCCAAAAGCGACTAAGCGCCTTTTGGTTTGTTACTCGCCGAGGTAAGCTTTTCTAACCTGGTCGGAGCTTAGAAGATCTTTCGAAGTGCCCTCGAGAACAACGTGACCTGTTTCCAGGACGACGCCTCTATGAGAGATCTCTAAAGCTTGTAGGGCGTTCTGTTCTACCATGAGAACAGTTTTTCCTTCTTTATTGATCTTAACGATAATATCAAAAATTCTTTCGATAATTTGTGGTGCTAAACCAAGGCTGGGTTCGTCCAATAATAAAATTTTAGGATGAGCCATCAATGCTCTGGCGATAGTTAACATTTGCTGTTCGCCACCAGAAAGAGTTCCGGCATTTTGCTTTCTTCTTTCTTTTAATCTTGGGAACAATTCAAATGCGTGTTCTAGATCCGCTTTTAAAGTCGATTTGTTTTTTTGGGTCCAAGCACCGAGGTCTAAGTTTTCTTCTACTGATAAGTTTAAGAATATCCCTCGACCTTCTGGGCATTGAGAGATTCCGCGCTTAACGATTTCATCTGGAGCAAGACCATTAATAACTTCGCCATTGAAAGTAATTTTACCAGATGATTTTGAAATTCCAGAAACTGCTCTAAGACTTGTAGATTTACCAGCGCCGTTTGCACCGATCAAAGCAACGATTTCGCCTTCTTTAACAGAAAAGCTTACACCCTTGATAGCTTGGATAACACCGTAGTTAACAGATACATTTTCTAAAACTAAAAGATCTTTTTTTGTATTTTGTGACATTATTTTTGATCCTTGTTCTTTTTATCTTTAGCCTTACCGAGGTAAGCCTCAATCACTCTTGGATCATTTTGAATTTCAGAGGGCAATCCTTCCGCGATTTTTATACCGTAATCAAGCACTGCAATACGCTCG is a window of Bdellovibrionota bacterium DNA encoding:
- a CDS encoding methylated-DNA--[protein]-cysteine S-methyltransferase; translated protein: MRLTDDQKYKALLEKNSSFEGIFIVGVKTTGIFCRPTCTARKPKRKNVDFFPSTKEALAHGFRPCKVCKPMTPKGDFPEWMKPLMKQIKDDPTSRFTDYEIRKHKIDPNRLRRWFKANHKMTFQAYLRSIRLGNAFGHLTQGGKVIDAAFDSGYESLSGFTEAFKKLTGTNPSKTTNKDVIHAYQITTQLGPMIACAVKDGICFLEFTDRRGFETQIKTLQKRFEAPIVTSSSPHIEKLKKQLDEYYTGKRTKFDIPLSVPGTDFQKKVWKMLEAIPYGETRSYRDQAIAIGDKNAVRAVARANGENRIAIVIPCHRVIGSDGKLVGYAGGLERKKFLLDLEKKKAEK
- a CDS encoding TolC family protein; protein product: MRTVYFLCLFIVLTSANSFAISLQEAIQISFKKNPITQANDLRLDAARDRARGAKLDMLPSGNLTYSRGISKYNGVRDGVHSSGENNSGGWNIGASVNLFRGGADLNRARAAQKDVEALEAQNNSTNALIPDTKGSLANEIFAVYTSLAYNLEQIAFLKKQKENLNTLFDYIHDENQKNEIKNTLRSNENEMTRVLGNLKRNSMTYEYLVKMPFPSRVDNFEEMAQSLVISDSAEESIQIARAKSPDIKVAQAFLESSEYRKKAQLADAFSPRVDLSFNRGQNYVDGDGSSSRNTGNSVYLTVSVPFGASKFAYTAATRKEVEARAKDLDKEYERLAHEIQNYYLKLEGFSDLVDGYRGALQKANSDLEEILKKAQNNETIDFQYTKSIFENQANQFYHLTDNLNFVVEMKFVIQREIGILFENTHAQATQLN
- a CDS encoding trypsin-like serine protease, encoding MIKKILFLVVLVFSISSYASYEKRSGDLNIIKTRIVGGKSVSETDLEAKSTVAIYGRSTHGEKGMYLFCSGTLLHKKLVLTSASCFERKDIENLYIGFGTQITDKFKSPKVKLISIKKVHVHPDFPDQYYPDMAVVEMAEGAPEKFIPAELVRDLSLLKIGSDISLAGYGVNRLDDYKSKAKNLAKIQVKVDQIYADYNMFSYNSQGACRYDDGGPAYLNQDNKLKLMGVIHVSSDYSVCRKFGALGSIPHLAPWIDQVAESILGESLVGKLD
- a CDS encoding ABC transporter ATP-binding protein; this encodes MSQNTKKDLLVLENVSVNYGVIQAIKGVSFSVKEGEIVALIGANGAGKSTSLRAVSGISKSSGKITFNGEVINGLAPDEIVKRGISQCPEGRGIFLNLSVEENLDLGAWTQKNKSTLKADLEHAFELFPRLKERRKQNAGTLSGGEQQMLTIARALMAHPKILLLDEPSLGLAPQIIERIFDIIVKINKEGKTVLMVEQNALQALEISHRGVVLETGHVVLEGTSKDLLSSDQVRKAYLGE